CCCTCGGACTACGCGCTCCGGTCGGGCGACATCCTCAGTGTCGACGTGGGGGCCGTCTACAAGGGGTACTACGGGGATGCGGCCTGCACCATCCTCATCGGCAGGGTGGCCCCGCGGCATGCGCTGCTGGCGCAGGCCGCCGAGGAAGCTCTTTACAAGGGACTGGCCCAGGCCAGGGCAGGGAACCGGGTGGGGGACATCTCCCACGCCGTCGAGAGCCACGTGGACCGGTTCGGCTTCTCCGTGGTCCGGGAATTCGTGGGTCACGGCCTCGGGACCCACCTTCACGAGGAGCCGCAGGTTCCCAACTACGGGTCGCCTGCCACCGGGGCACGGCTCAAGGAGGGGATGCTCCTGGCCATCGAGCCGATGGTCAACGAGTATTCGCCCCACGTCCGCTACCTGCCGGACAAGTGGACGGCGACGACGATCGACGGCGGTTTTTCCGCCCACTTTGAACATACCGTCATCGTGACGGCGAACGGACCGGAAATCATGACGAGATTGGGTGAGTGATCGATGCCGAAAGAGGATGCCTTCGAAGTGACCGGAACCATCGTGGAGACGCTCCCGAACGCCATGTTCCATGTGGAGCTGGAGAACAAGCACGTGGTCCTGGCGCACGTGTCGGGCAAGATGCGAAAGAATTTCATCCGGATCCTCCCCGGGGACAAGGTCCTGGTGGAACTTTCACCCTACGACCTGTCCCGTGGACGGATCATTTACAGATACAAATAGCGGAAGTCGGAGAACTCCCATGAAAGTAAGAGCATCGGTGAAGAAAATTTGTCCCAAGTGCAAGATCATCAAGCGGAAGGGTATCTTGCGGATCATCTGCGAGATCAAGAAGCACAAGCAAAGACAAGGCTGAGAAGCCGGATGGAGGATTACCTTGGCACGCATTGAAGGTGTAAATCTGCCTGACAACAAGAAGACGCTCATC
The Acidobacteriota bacterium genome window above contains:
- the rpmJ gene encoding 50S ribosomal protein L36, which codes for MKVRASVKKICPKCKIIKRKGILRIICEIKKHKQRQG
- the infA gene encoding translation initiation factor IF-1; amino-acid sequence: MPKEDAFEVTGTIVETLPNAMFHVELENKHVVLAHVSGKMRKNFIRILPGDKVLVELSPYDLSRGRIIYRYK
- the map gene encoding type I methionyl aminopeptidase, whose amino-acid sequence is MIVRNAREMESVRAACRVTAETLQRVREHTREGVTTRELDRIAEEYITRQRCLPAFKGYRGYPATLCTSVNEQIVHGIPSDYALRSGDILSVDVGAVYKGYYGDAACTILIGRVAPRHALLAQAAEEALYKGLAQARAGNRVGDISHAVESHVDRFGFSVVREFVGHGLGTHLHEEPQVPNYGSPATGARLKEGMLLAIEPMVNEYSPHVRYLPDKWTATTIDGGFSAHFEHTVIVTANGPEIMTRLGE